The nucleotide window TAATCCATGGATTACATATAAGCATATGGTGAAGTTCAGAAACTGATGAATTACTTGTTAGGACACAGGTATGATAGCCACCACAAGCAACTTGCTGTGAGTATGGAAGTTCATTAATTAAGGATGGTTTTGTTGCATTGCTCATCTCCTTCAAGCGCTGAGTATTTTGATTGAAGAAATAGTAGTCattacaaataataaaatgatgGGAGACAAAAAAGGTATAATTGGTAGTTGTTACTGATTGAACTCACCAATTTATCAATTCCTCTTTCTCCAAATATATAAACAAAACCATTTTCTGAAACATTTCCATGAAGGAAGAGCAAAAAAGCAATGGTTAACTCCCAGCATGGAGAAAAACCAAGGAAGGgaatcagaaaataaaaaaggcgtcaaaaaaatatatttaattaccaTCAATGCAAGCTGAATTTAGCAACCCAGCAGCTATATATTTAACCTAAATAGATACcaagaataatgaaatattTAGTTTGACTCCAGTAGATATCTCTTGAATTAGATACACGGCATAGAATTCAACAAATTACCTTGATTCCCTCAAGATCCTTTATAAGCCTTGGAGTATACTCACTGCATGATTTGAAGAGTACATAAATAGACATCcacataaattaaatattaacccAAGGTATGGTTGCAAGGAGTCCTATATAAAGCAGCTGAGAGCATATAGAGGTTCTCTTGAGTATATTACTATTACATATAGATATGTTAATATATAGACGCCAAGCTTGCTTGGTTAATTTTATTGAGGACCAgaatttatacaaaaatttcTAAGTGTGGAATGTACAATTAAGATTAAAATGAGGTAATGTCTATGTACAAGATTCAAAAGTGTCTAAAGCTAATaacattcctttttttttaaaaaaaattatcttatttttttatgtttcagtTGAAAAGTCAAGGGTAAGTAAAAGTAAATTGGATATGGACTCGACAAGTACATTTAATTGCAAAGTAAAGGTCAATGATAGCTGAAGATAAACAAGAACCAAGAAATATGTAGTAAAATACAGGTGTCAAATGTGATCCATGCAAAACCATAACTGAAAATCCAAACAGGTCAATGCCTGGGAATAAAATTTCAGTTGCAAATAAATATACAACAAACTTCAACAGTAAGCTTTAGGTCATTTAGGCGACAAATTGATTAGTATTTGAACACTGCAAAAAGCCAGAAACTATCCCCTCTTCATAGATAaccaatatcatcatcatctagaCATTTTATGGTTGCTAGATTTGTCATGAAACTGAGACTGAAAAGGAATATCAATTACTGCTGGtaaattttgtaaaagaaaaggaataaaacctGTAACTTTTAAATAATCCCAGAATGCCCGACTCGTGACCATGACCAAGTCTACCTGAACCTCCCATCCCCCAACTAAAGGCCTCTCCTCCATCTGCATGGATAAAAACAACATTGAGaggacattaaaaaaatttaggacaCCATAGTCATGCTTACAATCAAGGACTCAATAGAAACAGCTGATGTACCCTTTAAGGTCAAACTCAAAAGTTCTAATAATGCTATACTTCcagttgaaaaaaaattaggtaaTATCATGGCTCTAACTAGCATGGTATCAATGAAGATCGAATTAGAATATACTCCTAatgtaataatataatataatataatacaatatGTTGGATCTTGTCTATTGCATACCACTAACCGCCATTGAGTGCTCTGATCCCAGCGCTGTCATTTTAATGCTGATTCCATCCAAATGTTCCACTTTAGTTGGCAGAGGAACTATGTTTGGGGCCTCTGCATCTCAGTAAACAACATTATATTCAGACTGGTCACTATTTCCAACCTCCTTTTTGGTTAGCTTTAACTTTAATAGCTACCACTATAATCATAATCCAGATCCAGGTTTATAAAGCTACTTGTACAGTAAACAGGTTCATGGAGGGAAAAAAGGGGGGGAAAAACTTCGTCTATGAGAAGCTAATGAAAAGTTTAGTCCTTACTTTTTCCAAGTCCAAGCTGTCCACTTGTATTCTTTCCCCACATATATAGTTCTCCATCCactaaaaaagaaaggaaaacggagaagagaaaaaaaagataaattttaaatcaaatgtAGTAAGGTAAAAAAGCTTGATAACTCACAAGGAAAAATGAATTAATATATGATAGTTTAAAAACAAGTTATCAATGTCAAGGCTGGTTATGTTTATTGTGGTTAACTAAGCATGCATAAGCATAGACCTGTTATTGCACACGAGTGATTATAACCAGCAGCAATGTGCATAATCTTCTTCTCATCTACCAAAACCCGAACTGGCTCCTAGATAAACATGAAGAGGTAAATGAACTATTCAAAAATTggaacacctcaacaaaataCTCTCATCAACAATCTGACAACAGAACAATGTATCACTACTATTATAAGTTGATTTAAGATAATATAATACAGATACAACAGCGTAAAGATCATACCACCAAGTACTGTTTACCCTCTGATATACCAACTTGTCCGAAATCATTAAGACCGGTGGCATACACGAATCCATCGTCTGTGAAAGAGCACAATTTGTAAGCCTCTACTTTGAGTCTTCAACAGTCATCAGACTCATCACCAATTTAAAAGACTGTCAAATTATAGCCAATCCAGTAGCATGAAAAGAACTGTTACTAAGACAAACCAGCAAGTCGGAACACATACTTTTCCTGATAAAATTACAACGTGAACATAAAGACACACAATCTATGCAGTTCTAAAATTGCTGACATCCAATTgaatttgcataaaaattatTGCAATTGCAAACTATTCCTCAAATATCAGCTGACACTATGGCAATACAATACCATGGAATCTAATACTAACTCCATCTAACTAACAAATACGAAGTTTATTGCACTTGATAGTATTTTCTGAATTCAACACGATTTCCGAAATCATCTACCAATTCATAAATTAAACAGTAAATGATTCAATTTCCTCTGTTGAAAAGAAGCAATCCAGAAATGAAACGGAAAACAGAATCAGGTGAAAATAATGGACCTGTTAGGAAGAGTGTGTGAGCACCGCCACAAGCGATGGATTTGagagttttgtgttggaaggCGTTGCAGACAGCTGGAGTCCACTGAGAATCCAAAGTGCCGAGTCCTAATCTTCCGAAATCGCCGTTCCCCCAGAGCGCCGCGAACCTCTTTCCGCTTCGCTCTGATGAGAAGGACCTTCGTAGAAACCCTAACCCCGAACGGTGCTTCGTGAGGGAGTAGCTTCGGCGCCACATcggtttgaaaaagaaaaaggagattCTAGAAGGAGAGGatattggtggtggtggtgatgatgatgaaagagaagaatcatgaagtgaaagaaagaaagaaagaat belongs to Arachis duranensis cultivar V14167 chromosome 8, aradu.V14167.gnm2.J7QH, whole genome shotgun sequence and includes:
- the LOC107463221 gene encoding ultraviolet-B receptor UVR8, which gives rise to MWRRSYSLTKHRSGLGFLRRSFSSERSGKRFAALWGNGDFGRLGLGTLDSQWTPAVCNAFQHKTLKSIACGGAHTLFLTDDGFVYATGLNDFGQVGISEGKQYLVEPVRVLVDEKKIMHIAAGYNHSCAITVDGELYMWGKNTSGQLGLGKKAPNIVPLPTKVEHLDGISIKMTALGSEHSMAVSDGGEAFSWGMGGSGRLGHGHESGILGLFKSYSEYTPRLIKDLEGIKVKYIAAGLLNSACIDENGFVYIFGERGIDKLRLKEMSNATKPSLINELPYSQQVACGGYHTCVLTNSGELYTWGSNENGCLGIGSPDAIHVPEKVQGPFLRSSVSQVSCGWKHTAAISEGRLFTWGWGGSYGTFSEVGHSSAGQLGQGSDVDYINPARVCFGEEVKALQISCGFNHTGAILEYT